A window of the Lactuca sativa cultivar Salinas chromosome 5, Lsat_Salinas_v11, whole genome shotgun sequence genome harbors these coding sequences:
- the LOC111917653 gene encoding uncharacterized protein LOC111917653 gives MFNNRPPFLLPQISSLVSSTSPALEHFIVPFSLPLPIPPLRLPVLFYPPLCMYTKSPLLVRSSGIACHRGTVEAPDPLPPVHALPSVFTTFVLLKIVGCSSTSCILDYVKSTGGRILSLKSNHDAQESSSHYMNEFDCAQGRRQWHGEDPGLCSSSRRNESQQPVPLLTNGKQFQVLGEIPITTPDNLSVRSKSGPLDPGDKHVGYLDTRQPGFYFIWAWECGPEGKGRREHIQDGGEYYIAPIHSKGTHKYVNR, from the exons ATGTTTAACAATCGACCCCCGTTTCTTCTTCCTCAAATATCATCATTGGTTTCATCGACTTCTCCAGCCCTAGAACACTTTATCGTTCCCTTCTCTTTACCGCTTCCTATTCCACCGCTACGTTTACCAGTACTTTTTTATCCACCGCTCTGCATGTATACAAAATCGCCTTTGCTTGTCCGAAGCTCCGGAATCGCTTGCCACCGTGGAACCGTCGAAGCTCCAGACCCCCTTCCGCCTGTCCACGCCCTTCCGTCGGTCTTCACAACCTTCGTTTTGCTAAAAATTGTCGGTTGTTCTTCGACTTCGTGTATACTCGACTATGTAAAATCGACCGGTGGTCGCATCCTTTCTCTAAAATCGAACCACGACGCCCAG GAGTCATCGTCTCACTACATGAACGAGTTTGATTGTGCTCAAGGGAGACGACAATGGCATGGAGAAGATCCGGGTCTTTGTTCATCTTCTAGAAGAAATGAATCACAACAACCAGTTCCCCTTCTCACTAATGGAAAACAA TTTCAGGTACTTGGTGAAATCCCAATTACCACACCCGACAATCTATCTGTAAGAAGTAAATCGGGTCCATTAGACCCTGGTGACAAGCATGTCGGCTATTTGGATACAAGACAACCAG GATTTTACTTCATATGGGCTTGGGAATGTGGACCGGAAGGAAAGGGTAGAAGGGAGCACATACAAGATGGAG GAGAATATTACATTGCACCTATCCATTCTAAAGGCACCCATAAATATGTCAACAGGTGA